One Vibrio quintilis DNA segment encodes these proteins:
- a CDS encoding GNAT family N-acetyltransferase, with product MAIRIELISTEDVDELLEFELTNRSWFDLHISPRNEDFYSPQGVKSQISEFLSLHTHGKMYPMLIRTGSNEICGRINVHRIESGNGTGELGYRIGERFASKGIASKAVNRLISYLVSESKLGVLKAIVLTSNLGSRKVLERNGFRKVKDIPKYAELNGDLKDAIEYERTLLR from the coding sequence ATGGCGATAAGAATAGAGCTGATTTCTACAGAAGACGTGGACGAGCTGTTAGAGTTTGAATTGACGAATCGCTCCTGGTTTGACTTGCATATATCACCCCGTAATGAAGATTTTTATTCACCACAAGGTGTTAAAAGTCAAATCTCCGAATTTTTGTCATTACATACTCATGGAAAAATGTACCCAATGTTGATCCGAACCGGGTCCAATGAAATTTGTGGCAGGATTAACGTGCATCGCATTGAATCCGGAAATGGTACAGGTGAATTGGGTTATCGGATTGGGGAACGGTTTGCTTCGAAGGGTATTGCATCAAAGGCGGTTAACCGGCTGATATCATATTTAGTTTCAGAATCCAAATTAGGCGTATTGAAAGCTATTGTTCTAACCAGCAATTTGGGCTCAAGAAAAGTTCTTGAGCGAAATGGCTTTCGTAAAGTAAAGGATATTCCCAAATACGCAGAACTCAATGGTGATTTGAAAGACGCCATTGAGTATGAGCGAACATTATTACGCTAA
- a CDS encoding GNAT family N-acetyltransferase has product MLGYKETPLPLFQPFPEESDTSGPIMFLHDLAISNQVSGKGVGAKMVSHLLNVAMILKFEQILLVAVQGSSLFWEKMGFTEVTDQSISATYGDGAKMMRYLL; this is encoded by the coding sequence TTGCTTGGGTATAAAGAAACACCGCTGCCATTATTCCAGCCTTTTCCTGAAGAGTCTGACACATCTGGCCCTATAATGTTTTTACATGATTTAGCTATTTCAAATCAGGTATCTGGAAAAGGGGTTGGCGCTAAAATGGTCAGCCATTTATTAAACGTTGCAATGATACTTAAATTTGAACAAATCTTGCTGGTTGCAGTTCAAGGCTCTTCTTTGTTTTGGGAAAAGATGGGTTTTACTGAAGTGACGGATCAGAGTATCTCTGCTACATATGGTGATGGCGCAAAAATGATGAGATACCTTCTTTGA
- a CDS encoding toll/interleukin-1 receptor domain-containing protein, which produces MNPPRVFVSYSHDSADHKGWVLDFATTLRNRGVDAVLDQWDLKPGDDLPHFMETQLEAADYVLMICTDKYVKKANAGEGGVGYEKMIMTSSLLSKIDSSKVIPIIRQVGTDLRPTFLKTKLYVNFSKDEDAEYSFDDLLRTLLNSPLFEKPKIGENPFKPMEHSRPDRASDGVKEVMLTVAKCYERREYDYIWFRNIVQLVSMHRLTLDKYIQEAVKQGLISWRTEDTLSITSRGLNYLEAHNIIES; this is translated from the coding sequence ATGAATCCACCGAGAGTTTTTGTATCCTACTCACATGATTCAGCCGATCATAAGGGGTGGGTTTTAGATTTTGCGACAACATTGAGAAATCGTGGTGTTGATGCCGTTCTTGACCAGTGGGATTTGAAACCAGGAGACGACCTTCCTCATTTCATGGAAACACAGCTGGAAGCCGCTGATTACGTATTAATGATATGTACTGATAAATATGTCAAAAAAGCTAACGCTGGTGAGGGTGGCGTGGGCTATGAAAAAATGATTATGACATCATCCTTGCTTTCAAAAATTGATAGCAGCAAAGTCATTCCTATTATTCGGCAGGTAGGAACAGATTTAAGGCCTACATTCTTAAAAACAAAGCTATATGTAAATTTTTCAAAAGATGAAGATGCCGAGTATAGTTTTGACGACCTTCTTCGCACTTTGCTTAATTCACCACTATTTGAAAAACCAAAGATTGGTGAAAATCCGTTCAAGCCAATGGAGCACTCCCGACCTGATAGAGCGTCGGATGGAGTGAAAGAGGTAATGTTGACGGTTGCTAAATGTTACGAGCGAAGAGAATATGACTATATATGGTTTAGAAACATAGTACAGTTAGTTTCCATGCATAGGCTAACTTTGGATAAATATATTCAGGAAGCAGTAAAGCAGGGTCTTATATCTTGGAGAACAGAGGACACTCTAAGTATTACTTCTAGAGGTCTTAACTATCTTGAAGCGCACAACATAATAGAGTCATAA
- a CDS encoding GNAT family N-acetyltransferase codes for MEVEYKINEPITTDQFVDLLKSSTLGERRPIDDRECMEGMIANSNLTVTAWDAGELVGIARSMTDFNFACYLSDLAVSKDYQKHGIGKQLQIITKEQLGPKCYLILIAAPAANTYYEHIGLTNVPVCWALPPGDSISS; via the coding sequence ATGGAAGTTGAGTACAAGATTAATGAACCAATAACAACGGATCAGTTTGTTGATCTTTTAAAAAGCTCTACTTTAGGTGAGCGTAGACCTATTGATGACCGTGAATGCATGGAAGGCATGATCGCAAATAGTAATCTAACAGTCACTGCTTGGGACGCTGGTGAATTGGTTGGAATCGCTAGGTCTATGACTGATTTTAACTTTGCATGCTATCTATCTGATTTGGCAGTATCAAAAGACTATCAAAAACATGGTATTGGTAAACAGCTTCAAATAATCACCAAAGAACAATTGGGTCCTAAATGCTATCTAATCTTAATAGCCGCTCCGGCAGCTAATACGTATTATGAGCATATAGGGCTTACCAATGTGCCGGTATGTTGGGCGCTTCCGCCAGGCGATAGCATAAGCAGCTAA
- a CDS encoding response regulator: protein MDKQVVLVVDDTSDNIDVISGILRSDYKVKAALSGQKALKIAQSTPAPDIILLDVMMPEMDGYEVCRRLKDNPQTRNIPVIFVTAKDADSDEAFGLDLGAVDYITKPVSPAIVQARVRTHLSLYDQNRHLEKTVRERTKDLIQTQLQIIRRLGRAAEFKDNETGLHVIRMSHYSRLIAEALDLPDNYSDLIFKAAPMHDVGKIGIPDSVLLKPGKLDDQEWELMRQHPQFGTDIIGYHDSELLKEAGIIALAHHEKWDGSGYPNGLKGEEIPLSARIVAIADVFDALTTERPYKKAWEVSDAVALIDQESGRHFDPELVAVFHQVLPDILEIKQEYAEESAS from the coding sequence ATGGATAAACAGGTTGTGTTAGTCGTCGATGATACGTCTGACAACATTGATGTGATCAGCGGTATTCTGCGTTCAGATTACAAAGTAAAAGCGGCGTTATCCGGACAAAAAGCCCTGAAAATCGCTCAGAGTACACCTGCGCCAGACATTATACTGCTTGATGTCATGATGCCGGAAATGGATGGCTATGAGGTCTGCCGGAGGCTTAAAGATAACCCACAGACAAGAAACATACCGGTGATCTTTGTGACAGCGAAAGATGCTGACAGTGATGAAGCTTTTGGTCTGGATTTAGGCGCTGTCGACTATATTACCAAGCCCGTCAGCCCTGCGATTGTGCAGGCCCGTGTCCGGACCCACCTCTCCCTGTATGATCAAAATCGCCACTTAGAGAAAACAGTCCGCGAGCGAACCAAAGATCTGATACAGACCCAGCTGCAAATTATCCGGCGCCTGGGCCGGGCCGCAGAGTTTAAAGATAATGAAACCGGACTTCATGTGATCCGGATGAGCCATTATTCAAGATTAATCGCGGAAGCATTAGACCTGCCGGATAATTATTCGGATCTGATTTTCAAAGCGGCTCCGATGCATGATGTCGGTAAGATTGGTATTCCTGATTCTGTCCTTTTAAAACCCGGGAAGCTCGATGATCAGGAGTGGGAACTGATGCGGCAACATCCTCAGTTTGGTACTGATATCATTGGTTATCATGACTCAGAACTGTTAAAAGAAGCAGGTATTATCGCTTTGGCACATCACGAAAAGTGGGATGGCAGTGGTTACCCGAATGGATTAAAAGGTGAGGAGATTCCTCTTTCTGCAAGAATTGTCGCCATCGCTGATGTGTTCGATGCTTTAACCACAGAGAGACCCTATAAAAAAGCCTGGGAAGTCAGCGATGCGGTCGCATTGATTGATCAGGAGTCTGGTCGTCACTTTGACCCTGAACTGGTTGCGGTTTTCCATCAGGTTTTACCTGATATTCTTGAGATTAAACAAGAGTATGCAGAAGAGAGTGCCTCCTGA
- a CDS encoding response regulator: MMMQTRVYRWIAGWFLLFVCSTWVHGETFKAGFGYSKPPFVFAQSPSDVIDRGIEIDIVRQALAARGHQLDIRYFSNDQLTEQLRAGNIDIATTVPYGTDPSLFYTDKVIYFWNYALTQPEDRRIIRSVRDLKNRKVAAWVGAENDLGDEFRDVIPQMEIYREMEDQKAQVLLFLQKKIDTLVIDWNIFSYWARHYGYDPSDYNQYDVFGGRTWFAVGFTNPALRDEFNQGIRQLKRDGSYQEIYDQLWTPVSREVSVTGDTPISESLKAELTATEVAWLNKHPVIRVSNESDWPPFNYAVNGKPQGFSIDYMNLLADKVGLQVEYVTGPLWKDFLDMMKSGQLDVMLNIVKTPERQKYLLYTPPYADNPNAILSKKTMPYNTLKELAGKTVAVTKGFFYEEILARDFPEIKVLPLKDTQQTMIAVSIGKADAAFGEMAVLNHFIAEQLMNDIAISAALELGGEEYSLLNIATRKDLPELRSILQKGMALITDQEIRKLREKWFLSHHSAATVPKDRVHEIDGNTVYLILGGALLVVIGVLLSMYFLPKYLSNEQLAKFVSSRAFTVSIMMLTGVIITIVYTLVWYTVEQNRYSTTKNIEKDLKSVLKVTSERLDIWIDDQKQHLAEIAMHPELVALSKQLLLVPATREKLTNSGLQRQLRDFMDKHDRKKQGIGFFIINPDRISIASARDQNIGTRNLIDIYEKQRLDQVFQGATVFIPPIDSDVKMTHLNATQSNLQQFSMFFAAPIKDEHGKVLAVLTQRLQPDGRISRIMNQGRIGRSGESYLINKKGEMFTTSRFIEQLYDIGLLDRDPDKSQLLQVRDPGGSLPEGYRPENNAVHPFTLMAGNLLALSVSFSPSVNEKLSVIGANVKGYRDYRGVEVMGVWQWDYEHGVGLTTEIDKAEAMEGFYQLQFYLFLIAMVSLCLILTACLLTLTIGQRATSFMRKSNEELEESVRERTLRLRSIIENAADGIIVMNNRGTVQNFSPAAERMFGFTRSEVEGQNIKMLMPEPVRSAHDGYLSHYRKGGEARVIGKTREVVGRRKNGETFDMDLAVSELFIGDEHLYTGIVRDITQRKKMENELQKSESRFRELVEHFGTNYFFYAHNSAGVFTYLSPSAGTMLGRSIDELMSHYGEYMADSPINQHVECNTQKTLNGETVPPYIIEMLTSSGESCFLEVSEFSVFDNENHVVGVQGIAHDITARLKAEDELRHAIGIAEEATKAKSDFLANMSHEIRTPMNAIIGMSELALQTDLDKKQHNYIEKVNRSAVSLLGIINDILDFSKIEAGKLDMEYIDFRLEDVMENLTSLLCLKAEEKGLELLFDVAADVPTALVGDPLRLGQMLVNIGNNAIKFTDQGQIVVSVRLEKLTSNKATLVFSVKDSGIGMSPEQQTKLFQSFSQADSSTTRKYGGSGLGLAICKRLCSMMDGEISVTSAVDQGSTFTFTANLGVQVGQPIGRVRPELPELKGLRVLVVDDNSIAREILTELLISFDFNVTAVSSAQEGMLKLSNDGVYDLIVMDWKMPRIDGITASKEIRSSQPDIPIILITAYSRDEALEVAHREGIHFNHVLSKPVAASSMLDAVMEAFGHDISDSDRQNLRVSREIGSTHKIRGAKILLVEDNDINQELAYELLTNAGIVVSIAENGQEALDRLAEEDFDGVLMDCQMPVMDGYTATKALRKDPRFADLPVIAMTANVMAGDRERAIESGMNDHIPKPINAADMFHTIAKWMTPAKPQSVVRLSKYEVADETFPELEGIDTKLGMEIAQNNAKLYRKLLSKFSRTYCDIETLLDSQDTEETGRFIHTLKGTAGNIGASQISRIALRLEESIAAQDDASVTGQLRHELSGLVNQAIQAIDELDSEATGLKPSGDDETDPEKEKLLIQKLRSLLEDDDTEALEVLNELEELPVQSFDKAKLKTLSKAISEYDFDSALDTLDDIETDT, translated from the coding sequence ATGATGATGCAGACGCGCGTTTACAGATGGATAGCTGGCTGGTTTCTGCTTTTTGTATGTTCAACTTGGGTTCATGGGGAAACGTTTAAAGCCGGCTTTGGCTATTCGAAACCCCCATTTGTTTTTGCGCAATCCCCTTCAGACGTTATTGACCGCGGTATTGAAATCGATATCGTCAGGCAAGCGCTAGCAGCGCGCGGACATCAGCTGGATATCCGTTATTTCTCTAATGATCAGCTGACTGAACAATTACGGGCAGGGAATATTGATATCGCAACGACGGTGCCTTATGGCACAGACCCATCACTCTTTTACACCGATAAGGTTATCTATTTTTGGAATTATGCGCTGACTCAGCCAGAAGATCGCCGCATCATCCGCTCTGTCAGGGATCTGAAAAATCGCAAAGTGGCGGCGTGGGTCGGTGCTGAAAACGATCTGGGTGATGAATTCAGAGATGTCATCCCTCAGATGGAAATCTACCGTGAGATGGAAGACCAGAAAGCCCAGGTGCTTCTGTTCTTACAAAAGAAAATTGATACCCTGGTGATCGACTGGAATATCTTTTCTTACTGGGCACGACACTATGGTTACGACCCTTCTGACTACAATCAATATGATGTTTTTGGCGGGCGAACCTGGTTCGCCGTGGGATTCACCAATCCGGCTTTAAGAGATGAATTTAATCAAGGAATCCGTCAGTTAAAAAGGGATGGCAGCTATCAGGAGATTTACGATCAGCTATGGACTCCTGTGAGCCGGGAGGTGTCAGTTACCGGCGATACGCCTATCTCTGAATCATTGAAGGCTGAGCTGACAGCAACAGAAGTCGCCTGGTTAAACAAGCACCCTGTTATCCGTGTCAGTAATGAATCTGACTGGCCGCCCTTTAATTATGCCGTCAACGGAAAACCACAGGGTTTTTCTATCGATTACATGAATCTTCTGGCTGATAAAGTGGGTCTTCAGGTTGAGTATGTGACTGGCCCGTTATGGAAGGATTTCCTCGACATGATGAAATCCGGACAGCTTGATGTGATGCTGAATATTGTCAAAACGCCTGAGCGTCAGAAATATCTCCTCTATACTCCGCCTTATGCGGATAATCCGAACGCAATTCTGAGCAAGAAAACAATGCCATACAACACTTTAAAGGAACTTGCAGGCAAGACAGTCGCAGTCACGAAAGGGTTCTTTTATGAAGAAATTCTTGCCAGGGATTTCCCTGAAATCAAAGTGTTACCGCTAAAAGATACCCAACAAACAATGATTGCTGTCAGTATCGGTAAGGCGGATGCAGCGTTTGGGGAAATGGCCGTGCTCAACCACTTTATTGCAGAGCAGCTGATGAATGATATCGCGATTTCTGCTGCTTTAGAGTTGGGCGGTGAGGAATATAGCCTGCTCAATATTGCAACCCGTAAAGATCTGCCGGAACTTCGCTCAATCCTGCAAAAGGGAATGGCCTTAATCACTGATCAAGAGATCAGAAAACTCAGAGAAAAATGGTTTTTGAGTCATCACAGCGCAGCAACCGTCCCGAAAGACAGGGTGCATGAAATCGATGGAAATACCGTTTATTTAATTTTGGGCGGCGCCTTACTGGTTGTCATTGGTGTACTACTCAGTATGTATTTCCTGCCTAAGTATCTGAGTAACGAACAACTTGCTAAATTTGTCAGTTCCCGTGCCTTCACTGTTTCAATCATGATGTTGACGGGGGTCATTATTACGATTGTGTATACACTGGTGTGGTATACCGTGGAGCAAAACCGATATTCAACCACGAAGAATATTGAAAAGGATTTGAAGTCCGTATTAAAAGTCACCTCTGAGAGACTGGACATATGGATTGATGACCAGAAACAACATCTTGCCGAAATTGCGATGCATCCGGAATTAGTGGCGTTATCGAAACAGTTGCTCTTAGTTCCCGCGACCAGGGAGAAGCTGACAAACTCCGGGCTGCAGCGTCAACTCCGGGATTTCATGGATAAGCATGACAGAAAAAAACAAGGGATTGGCTTCTTTATCATTAATCCTGATCGCATCAGCATTGCTTCAGCAAGGGATCAGAATATCGGGACCCGGAATCTGATTGATATCTATGAAAAACAGAGATTAGATCAAGTCTTTCAAGGTGCAACGGTGTTTATTCCTCCAATCGATTCAGATGTAAAGATGACTCATCTGAATGCGACGCAGTCCAACCTCCAACAGTTCAGTATGTTTTTTGCTGCACCAATCAAGGATGAGCATGGCAAGGTGCTGGCTGTGTTAACGCAAAGGTTACAACCGGATGGGCGCATCTCCCGGATTATGAATCAGGGGAGAATCGGTCGATCTGGTGAAAGTTATCTGATCAATAAGAAGGGTGAGATGTTCACCACCAGCCGTTTCATTGAGCAACTTTATGACATCGGTCTGCTTGATAGAGATCCGGACAAAAGCCAGTTACTTCAGGTCAGAGACCCGGGCGGAAGTTTACCGGAAGGATATCGCCCAGAGAATAACGCCGTACATCCCTTTACCCTGATGGCCGGGAATTTACTTGCTCTGTCCGTCTCCTTCAGCCCTTCTGTAAACGAAAAACTTTCTGTCATCGGGGCCAACGTGAAAGGCTACCGGGACTACAGAGGTGTTGAGGTCATGGGGGTATGGCAATGGGATTATGAACATGGTGTTGGTCTCACCACTGAAATTGATAAAGCGGAAGCGATGGAAGGTTTTTATCAGTTGCAGTTTTATCTGTTTCTGATTGCGATGGTCTCGCTGTGTCTGATTTTGACTGCCTGTCTGCTGACGCTGACCATTGGGCAAAGAGCAACGAGCTTTATGCGAAAATCCAACGAAGAGCTTGAAGAAAGTGTCAGAGAACGGACGTTGAGGCTTCGCAGTATTATTGAAAATGCGGCAGACGGCATTATCGTGATGAACAACCGGGGGACAGTACAAAATTTCAGCCCTGCGGCGGAGAGAATGTTTGGCTTCACCCGTTCAGAGGTTGAAGGGCAAAATATTAAAATGTTAATGCCGGAACCGGTGAGAAGTGCGCATGATGGTTATTTAAGTCACTATCGGAAAGGGGGGGAAGCAAGGGTTATCGGCAAAACCAGAGAAGTCGTCGGGCGTCGCAAAAATGGTGAAACCTTTGATATGGACCTGGCTGTCAGTGAACTTTTCATCGGTGATGAACACCTCTATACCGGGATTGTCAGAGATATTACCCAACGGAAGAAAATGGAAAATGAGCTGCAGAAAAGTGAATCCCGGTTCAGAGAGTTAGTGGAGCACTTCGGGACGAACTATTTCTTCTATGCACACAATTCAGCAGGGGTTTTCACTTATTTGAGCCCTTCTGCGGGAACGATGTTAGGCCGTAGCATCGATGAGCTGATGTCACACTATGGTGAGTACATGGCGGATTCGCCAATCAATCAACATGTGGAATGTAATACACAGAAGACCCTGAACGGAGAGACGGTCCCGCCTTATATCATCGAGATGTTAACCTCGTCCGGGGAATCCTGCTTCCTTGAAGTGTCTGAGTTTTCGGTGTTTGACAATGAAAATCATGTCGTCGGGGTTCAGGGTATTGCTCATGATATTACTGCCCGGCTGAAAGCAGAAGATGAGCTCAGACATGCGATAGGCATTGCAGAGGAAGCAACCAAAGCGAAGTCGGATTTTCTGGCCAATATGTCGCATGAGATCCGGACACCGATGAATGCCATTATCGGCATGTCTGAATTAGCGTTGCAGACCGACCTGGATAAAAAACAGCATAATTATATTGAAAAAGTGAACCGTTCCGCGGTGAGCCTGCTCGGTATCATCAACGATATTCTGGACTTTTCCAAAATCGAAGCGGGCAAGCTGGATATGGAATATATCGACTTCCGTCTGGAAGATGTGATGGAAAACCTGACCAGTCTGCTGTGCTTAAAAGCAGAAGAAAAAGGATTAGAACTGCTTTTTGATGTGGCCGCAGACGTACCAACTGCGCTGGTGGGTGATCCGCTTCGGTTAGGCCAGATGCTGGTTAATATCGGCAACAATGCCATCAAATTTACCGACCAGGGACAAATCGTTGTTTCCGTCCGTTTAGAGAAGTTAACCTCAAATAAAGCGACTCTGGTGTTTTCAGTGAAGGATTCAGGCATCGGCATGAGTCCGGAACAACAGACCAAACTGTTTCAGTCTTTCAGTCAGGCGGACTCTTCAACAACCCGGAAATACGGTGGTTCCGGTTTAGGTCTGGCAATATGTAAACGCCTGTGCTCCATGATGGACGGGGAAATATCTGTGACAAGTGCGGTTGATCAGGGAAGTACTTTTACCTTTACAGCGAATTTAGGTGTTCAGGTTGGTCAGCCAATCGGGCGGGTCAGACCTGAACTGCCGGAACTGAAAGGTTTGAGGGTGTTGGTGGTCGATGATAATTCAATAGCGAGGGAGATCCTGACCGAGCTTCTGATTTCATTTGATTTCAATGTAACAGCTGTCAGTTCTGCTCAGGAAGGCATGTTGAAATTGAGTAACGATGGGGTGTATGACCTGATTGTGATGGACTGGAAGATGCCCCGGATTGATGGCATTACTGCCAGCAAAGAGATTCGGTCCTCTCAGCCGGATATCCCCATTATTCTGATTACGGCTTACAGCCGGGATGAGGCTTTGGAAGTGGCTCACCGTGAAGGGATTCATTTCAATCATGTGCTGAGTAAGCCTGTGGCTGCGTCCAGTATGCTTGATGCCGTCATGGAAGCCTTTGGTCATGATATCTCAGACTCGGACAGGCAGAATCTGAGAGTCAGCAGAGAGATTGGCAGCACGCATAAAATCAGGGGCGCAAAGATTTTGCTGGTTGAAGATAATGATATCAATCAGGAGCTGGCGTATGAACTTCTCACCAATGCAGGCATCGTGGTCAGCATTGCTGAAAATGGTCAGGAAGCGCTCGACAGGCTTGCTGAAGAAGATTTTGATGGCGTCCTGATGGATTGCCAGATGCCGGTGATGGATGGTTATACCGCGACCAAAGCGTTGAGAAAAGACCCCCGGTTCGCCGACTTACCTGTGATTGCGATGACTGCCAATGTGATGGCCGGGGACCGTGAAAGAGCAATAGAATCCGGTATGAATGATCATATTCCCAAACCGATCAATGCGGCTGACATGTTTCACACCATCGCTAAATGGATGACGCCCGCGAAACCTCAATCCGTGGTCCGGTTGAGTAAATATGAGGTTGCTGATGAAACATTTCCGGAATTAGAAGGAATCGATACAAAGCTGGGAATGGAAATCGCGCAAAATAATGCAAAACTATATAGAAAACTATTGAGTAAGTTTAGCCGTACCTATTGTGATATTGAGACTTTACTGGATTCACAGGACACCGAAGAAACAGGGCGTTTCATTCATACGCTGAAAGGAACAGCCGGTAACATCGGTGCGTCGCAGATATCCCGTATTGCTCTGCGGCTGGAGGAATCCATTGCTGCACAGGATGATGCTTCTGTGACTGGCCAGCTCCGCCATGAGTTATCAGGGCTTGTAAACCAGGCAATTCAGGCAATAGACGAACTGGACTCAGAAGCGACGGGGCTAAAACCATCCGGGGATGACGAGACGGACCCGGAGAAAGAGAAATTATTGATCCAAAAGCTGAGATCGCTGCTTGAGGATGATGATACGGAGGCGTTAGAGGTGCTGAATGAACTGGAAGAACTTCCGGTTCAGTCGTTTGATAAAGCTAAATTAAAGACCCTGTCTAAGGCGATCAGTGAATATGATTTCGATAGCGCTTTAGACACGCTGGATGATATTGAAACTGATACCTGA
- a CDS encoding antibiotic biosynthesis monooxygenase family protein: MSLIANTPKPPYYAVIFTSHREGDDNGYGQMADRMVELASKQPGFLGVESAREGVGITVSYWSDLESIQQWKANAEHQEAQRLGRDKWYSSFKTRISKVERDYGI, encoded by the coding sequence ATGTCCCTCATCGCTAATACACCGAAGCCGCCTTACTATGCGGTGATTTTTACATCTCACCGTGAAGGTGATGATAATGGTTATGGCCAAATGGCGGATCGCATGGTTGAATTAGCTTCAAAACAACCCGGTTTTTTAGGCGTAGAGTCTGCACGGGAAGGTGTTGGAATTACCGTTTCATACTGGTCTGATCTTGAGTCCATTCAGCAGTGGAAAGCAAATGCAGAGCATCAGGAAGCCCAAAGGCTTGGGCGTGATAAATGGTATTCATCGTTCAAAACCCGGATATCGAAAGTAGAGCGTGACTACGGAATTTAG
- a CDS encoding site-specific integrase produces the protein MKSIFLTSVNEFMLVRHYARKTIQTYLFSIVQYIRFNNNQHPAELGCQDVERFLTYLTTQRKVSASTQSLALNALVFLYREFLPIIVGTGTPSPPCLFQHRNLWKLCPKNATTLPSSINKIDQILSNSNALAR, from the coding sequence ATGAAATCAATTTTCTTGACGAGTGTGAACGAATTTATGCTTGTTAGACATTATGCCCGGAAGACCATCCAAACCTATCTTTTTTCGATAGTTCAATACATTAGATTCAACAATAATCAACATCCAGCAGAATTAGGCTGTCAAGATGTCGAACGATTTCTGACATATCTCACGACTCAACGGAAAGTATCAGCATCCACACAATCTCTTGCTTTAAATGCGCTTGTCTTTTTATACCGAGAGTTTTTACCAATAATTGTGGGGACAGGCACCCCATCTCCACCATGTCTATTTCAACACCGAAACCTCTGGAAATTATGCCCAAAAAATGCCACAACTCTCCCTTCATCAATAAACAAAATTGACCAAATACTCAGTAATTCAAATGCACTTGCTCGCTGA
- a CDS encoding DUF7660 family protein → MELHELVEIVDDQNSFLAFVEVLKKDREDSVRKEKLNPSNPYSSESNGWENGTIESFLGAAHAWAIDSDFGASQDLAEANMWKKMAVFLYCGKIYE, encoded by the coding sequence ATGGAATTACACGAGTTAGTTGAAATAGTAGATGACCAAAATTCATTTTTGGCCTTCGTGGAGGTCCTCAAAAAGGATCGTGAAGACTCAGTTCGCAAAGAGAAATTGAACCCTAGCAATCCATATAGTAGCGAATCCAATGGCTGGGAGAATGGAACAATTGAGTCATTCTTGGGGGCTGCACATGCATGGGCAATAGATTCAGATTTTGGTGCATCTCAAGACTTAGCAGAAGCTAATATGTGGAAAAAGATGGCTGTATTCTTATATTGTGGAAAAATCTACGAATGA
- a CDS encoding class I SAM-dependent methyltransferase, whose translation MNIGTKILNQFKQPTGMLGILAGKIMAGRASNIERNEWTLSLLKLNSTDRVLEIGFGPGVAIEKASNIVKEGVIVGIDHSAIMMNQASKRNAKAIENGRVKLYPGSDMILPESELPFDKIYSVNVVQFWPEPTEVLKRLRKMLTPDGVIATTYMPRQLNEKYACSGITAGQITAWSEAAGFSEICVEEKVFNSAPAISVLAFNRHQNQASR comes from the coding sequence ATGAACATTGGAACAAAAATATTGAATCAGTTTAAACAACCAACCGGGATGTTGGGGATTCTGGCGGGGAAAATTATGGCAGGACGCGCTTCTAATATTGAGCGCAATGAATGGACATTAAGCTTGCTGAAATTAAACTCAACCGACAGAGTTCTTGAGATAGGATTCGGGCCCGGAGTCGCGATAGAAAAAGCCAGCAATATTGTAAAAGAAGGTGTGATTGTCGGCATAGACCACTCAGCTATCATGATGAATCAGGCCTCAAAAAGAAATGCAAAAGCGATAGAAAACGGACGGGTAAAACTCTATCCGGGAAGTGACATGATATTGCCGGAATCTGAACTGCCATTTGATAAGATTTATTCAGTGAATGTCGTACAATTTTGGCCGGAACCAACAGAAGTTTTGAAGCGACTCAGGAAAATGCTTACGCCTGATGGCGTCATTGCTACAACATACATGCCCAGACAACTCAATGAAAAGTATGCCTGTTCCGGTATCACGGCGGGGCAGATTACGGCGTGGTCAGAAGCCGCAGGGTTTTCTGAAATCTGTGTCGAAGAGAAAGTGTTTAATTCCGCTCCGGCTATATCTGTTCTTGCCTTTAATCGTCATCAGAATCAAGCCAGCCGCTGA